A window from Mycolicibacterium tokaiense encodes these proteins:
- a CDS encoding mechanosensitive ion channel family protein yields MTDLLASSWFYWAIGVAVGLPVLVVTLTEVQHTLAHRHSPLIRPITLIRNYILPLGALLLLLVKGSDVSPDATPVRVISTGLAFVVLILLLSGLNVTLFHGAPEGSWRNRIPTIFLDVARFVLIALGLALILSYIWGANVGGLFTALGVTSIVLGLALQNSVGQVISGLLLLFEQPFELGDWIDTPSARGRVVEVNWRATHIDTGSGLQVMPNSVLAGASFTNLSRPAGAFATSVTTTFATDDPPDEVCAMLVRVAATLPQLKPGAHPSSVTTGAGQYSTSIPLRSPADDWAAKTTFQRWIWYAARRAELHLDEAWDDFNTPARLSHALQVVAPTLRLTAEDREQLRSEVRVVRYGAEEIIQFPGEVPTRMLFVVHGRVSLTAVGDDGEVLTVRTLTEGDFLGQTTLTREPVIAGAHALDEVTVLQIDRTPLEQLMTRKPALLHDLGHAIDERRSSVRRTIASAAD; encoded by the coding sequence ATGACCGATCTGTTGGCGAGTTCGTGGTTCTACTGGGCCATCGGTGTGGCAGTCGGGCTTCCGGTACTGGTGGTGACGCTGACCGAAGTGCAGCACACGCTGGCCCACCGGCACAGCCCGCTGATCCGGCCGATCACGTTGATCCGCAACTACATCCTGCCGCTGGGGGCACTGCTCCTGCTGCTGGTGAAGGGTTCGGACGTCTCTCCCGACGCGACCCCGGTACGCGTCATCTCGACGGGACTGGCCTTCGTGGTCCTGATCCTGTTGTTGTCCGGCTTGAACGTCACGCTGTTCCACGGCGCTCCGGAAGGCAGCTGGCGCAACCGGATTCCGACGATCTTCCTCGACGTCGCACGCTTCGTGCTGATCGCACTCGGCCTGGCCCTGATCCTGTCCTACATCTGGGGCGCCAACGTCGGCGGCCTGTTCACCGCACTCGGCGTCACCTCCATCGTGCTCGGCCTCGCGCTGCAGAACTCGGTGGGCCAGGTGATCTCGGGTCTGCTGCTGTTGTTCGAGCAGCCCTTCGAGTTGGGCGACTGGATCGACACCCCGTCGGCGCGCGGGCGGGTGGTCGAGGTGAACTGGCGGGCCACCCACATCGACACCGGCAGCGGACTGCAGGTGATGCCCAACTCCGTGCTGGCGGGCGCGTCGTTCACCAATCTCAGCCGCCCGGCGGGCGCCTTCGCGACGTCGGTCACCACCACGTTCGCCACCGACGACCCACCCGACGAGGTCTGCGCGATGCTGGTCCGGGTTGCCGCGACGCTACCCCAGCTCAAACCGGGGGCACACCCGTCGAGCGTGACCACCGGGGCCGGGCAGTACAGCACGTCCATCCCGTTGCGCTCCCCGGCCGACGACTGGGCCGCGAAGACGACCTTCCAGCGCTGGATCTGGTACGCCGCCCGGCGGGCCGAGCTGCATCTGGACGAGGCGTGGGACGACTTCAACACCCCGGCCCGCCTCAGCCACGCGCTGCAGGTCGTGGCACCGACGTTGCGGCTGACGGCCGAGGATCGGGAGCAGCTGCGCAGCGAGGTTCGGGTGGTCCGGTACGGGGCCGAGGAGATCATCCAGTTCCCCGGTGAGGTGCCCACCAGGATGCTGTTCGTGGTGCACGGGCGGGTGAGCTTGACCGCAGTGGGCGACGACGGCGAAGTGCTCACGGTGCGAACACTGACCGAGGGTGACTTCCTGGGGCAGACGACGCTGACCCGGGAACCGGTCATCGCCGGCGCTCACGCCCTCGACGAGGTGACAGTTCTCCAGATCGACCGGACTCCACTCGAGCAGCTGATGACGCGCAAGCCGGCCTTGCTGCACGACCTCGGCCACGCCATCGACGAACGCCGGTCCTCCGTGCGCCGGACGATCGCCTCGGCGGCCGACTGA
- a CDS encoding ABC transporter substrate-binding protein — protein MTFRFRPLLTAITAATALALAGCAGSDTADTQALTVGFVVDPSWAQVPVAADTGLFAEHGVEVEVINFQSGVEALQAAAAGQVDITTAADVPTAAALTRTPTLRVVADGSRWEGSRIVARRSAGITGVEDLAGKSIGTPLGTSAAYFISNALATANIEATLVQVAPSAIVTAISQRNVDAVSIFQPYQAQAIAALDGDVVELTGGTYNQHSLFLATESARSTKGEAISAFFAALADAGAALTQQDSAAVDAVAEATQLEPELLRTVLAEFDFGIQLQPDLATKLTDLGEWAKTQKSIEPSTTLPNYAEFLDNQYLGGGQS, from the coding sequence ATGACGTTTCGCTTCAGACCGCTTCTGACCGCCATCACCGCCGCCACCGCGCTGGCACTCGCCGGATGCGCCGGCTCCGACACCGCGGACACCCAGGCTCTCACCGTGGGTTTTGTCGTCGACCCGTCCTGGGCGCAGGTGCCGGTGGCCGCCGACACCGGCCTGTTCGCCGAGCACGGTGTCGAGGTGGAGGTGATCAACTTCCAGTCCGGCGTCGAGGCCCTGCAGGCCGCCGCCGCCGGACAGGTGGACATCACCACCGCCGCCGACGTCCCCACCGCAGCAGCCCTGACCCGGACACCGACGCTGCGTGTGGTGGCCGACGGCTCCCGGTGGGAGGGCTCGCGGATCGTGGCCCGCCGCAGTGCCGGCATCACCGGCGTCGAGGATCTGGCAGGTAAGTCCATCGGCACCCCACTGGGCACCAGTGCGGCCTACTTCATCTCGAACGCCCTGGCCACCGCGAACATCGAGGCCACCCTGGTGCAGGTGGCGCCGTCGGCCATCGTCACCGCCATCAGCCAGCGCAACGTCGACGCGGTATCGATCTTCCAGCCGTACCAGGCGCAGGCCATCGCCGCGCTCGACGGCGACGTCGTCGAGCTGACCGGCGGCACCTACAACCAGCACAGCCTCTTTCTGGCCACCGAGAGTGCCCGCAGCACCAAGGGTGAGGCCATCTCCGCCTTCTTCGCGGCGCTCGCCGATGCGGGAGCCGCGCTGACGCAGCAGGACAGCGCCGCAGTCGACGCGGTGGCCGAAGCCACCCAGCTCGAGCCCGAACTCCTGCGGACCGTTCTCGCCGAATTCGACTTCGGCATTCAACTGCAACCGGACCTCGCGACCAAGTTGACCGACCTCGGCGAGTGGGCCAAGACGCAGAAGTCGATCGAACCGTCGACCACGTTGCCGAACTATGCCGAGTTCCTGGACAACCAGTACCTGGGCGGGGGGCAGTCCTAG
- a CDS encoding ABC transporter ATP-binding protein: protein MAIETRDLVLHFPGQEHPTLSGISMTIPDGSFAVLVGASGSGKSTLLHCLAGLLTPTAGGVFDNGEPVTAPDPRRGVAFQRDVLFPWMSVSDNIDFALAARKVPKAQRTTTIRELLDVVGLDASVARQRPTELSGGMRQRVSIARVLAGEPSVMLMDEPFAALDALTRLRMQDLLIDLWTRFNRTVVFVTHDIDEAIRLGDTVSVLRGGRVVDHITNPLSRPRPADALADQPGYSEIRKSLHHQLGIDQRTPST from the coding sequence GTGGCCATCGAAACCCGTGATCTCGTCCTGCATTTCCCCGGACAGGAGCACCCGACGCTCTCCGGGATCTCGATGACCATTCCCGACGGTTCCTTCGCCGTGCTCGTCGGCGCGTCGGGCAGCGGGAAATCGACCTTGTTGCACTGCCTCGCGGGCCTGCTCACCCCCACCGCGGGTGGTGTGTTCGACAATGGGGAGCCGGTCACCGCACCGGACCCGCGCCGCGGGGTGGCCTTCCAACGCGACGTGCTCTTCCCGTGGATGAGCGTGTCCGACAACATCGACTTCGCCCTCGCTGCGCGCAAGGTGCCCAAGGCGCAACGAACCACCACGATCCGGGAACTGCTCGATGTGGTGGGGCTCGATGCGAGCGTGGCACGGCAGCGCCCCACCGAGCTGTCCGGCGGCATGCGCCAGCGGGTCAGCATCGCCCGGGTCCTGGCAGGGGAGCCGTCGGTGATGCTGATGGACGAACCGTTCGCCGCGCTGGACGCTTTGACCCGGCTCAGGATGCAGGATCTGCTCATCGATCTGTGGACCCGGTTCAACCGGACCGTCGTCTTCGTCACCCACGACATCGACGAGGCGATCCGGCTCGGCGACACCGTGAGCGTGCTGCGCGGTGGCCGGGTGGTCGACCACATCACCAATCCGCTGAGCCGGCCCCGCCCCGCCGACGCATTGGCCGACCAGCCCGGCTACAGCGAGATCCGCAAGTCCCTGCACCACCAACTCGGCATCGACCAAAGGACGCCCAGCACATGA
- a CDS encoding ABC transporter permease, which produces MDAAPVASVVPSSPGRRVSLARFRVLGWTVASLLLASGLWSVAVASGRFPRQLFPSVPEILAAGHTMWADGLLVNDVTASLGRAAAGFAIGAVLGIVVAVLTATTAAGRNLLQPVLRVFSPIPTIGLVPLAILWFGLGENSKILVIALGVFVPVWINSHSGLAGTPVDYLKAARCLGAGRWQTLRKVVLPEAAPDIAAGLRVGAAMAFVLIVVAEMTGTTAGIGYRIYQAQLFSQADRLIFCLIVLGIVGALCDLAVHSATSPLTRWASEEH; this is translated from the coding sequence GTGGACGCGGCCCCCGTCGCGTCGGTGGTCCCGTCTTCACCCGGGCGCCGGGTCAGCCTGGCGCGCTTCCGGGTGCTCGGCTGGACTGTCGCGTCGCTGCTGCTGGCGTCGGGGCTGTGGTCGGTGGCGGTGGCCTCGGGACGCTTTCCCCGACAACTGTTTCCGAGCGTGCCGGAGATCCTGGCCGCCGGCCACACCATGTGGGCCGACGGCCTGCTGGTGAACGACGTGACCGCCAGCCTCGGCCGGGCCGCCGCCGGGTTCGCCATCGGGGCCGTACTGGGCATCGTGGTTGCCGTGCTGACCGCCACGACCGCGGCGGGCAGAAATCTGTTGCAACCGGTCCTGCGGGTCTTCTCGCCGATTCCGACCATCGGCCTGGTGCCGTTGGCCATCCTCTGGTTCGGTCTGGGGGAGAACAGCAAGATCCTGGTGATCGCGCTCGGGGTGTTCGTTCCGGTGTGGATCAACAGTCACTCCGGTCTGGCCGGCACGCCCGTCGACTACCTCAAAGCAGCCCGTTGCCTGGGAGCGGGCAGGTGGCAGACGCTGCGCAAGGTGGTGCTGCCGGAGGCGGCGCCGGACATCGCAGCCGGCCTGCGCGTGGGAGCCGCCATGGCCTTCGTCCTGATCGTGGTTGCCGAGATGACCGGCACCACAGCAGGTATCGGGTACCGCATCTACCAGGCGCAGTTGTTCTCCCAAGCCGACCGGTTGATCTTCTGCCTGATCGTGCTCGGGATCGTGGGTGCGCTGTGTGACCTCGCAGTGCACAGCGCAACATCACCGCTGACGCGGTGGGCTTCCGAGGAGCACTGA
- a CDS encoding aryl-sulfate sulfotransferase, translating into MAFVRLSGVTYLDPELAHPSYVLFSGADSITRLIDLNGTVIHQWPYAGVPPRILDPALNSGRVGDVGVQLTDSGDPRGGIYANGTIGQLDWAGERVWEWGTQAAGGAARQNHDWELLPSGNRLILVTFPRVVPGLGDDVVGDQGLVEVTAAGEVVWQWLAGDHLDEFGFSEAGWAALRETVARDPEDPWGYLEMNSAKSLGHNHWDDPVFAADNILVSFRKANIIAVIEKSTGAVVWRLGPYYTAEAGAQHQRINAHKVPRPLDQTSGQHNPHMIAPGLPGAGNILVFDNQGGAGYPPAPLGIYAGSRVLEIDPSTRDIVWQYTAEDSGLPSWAFFSSFVSNAQRLPNGNTLIDEGMQGRLFQVTPDGDVVWEYHSPYQGYGVAGEPEVKQPRVPGVDRLSLTSLVYRAQAVPFDWAPAGTAVEPPRAVDLRPGRG; encoded by the coding sequence ATGGCTTTCGTTCGACTCTCTGGAGTCACCTACCTCGACCCCGAACTCGCCCACCCCAGTTACGTGCTGTTCAGTGGCGCCGACTCGATCACCCGGCTGATCGATCTGAACGGCACCGTCATTCACCAGTGGCCGTATGCCGGTGTGCCACCGCGCATCCTGGACCCGGCGCTCAACAGTGGGCGGGTCGGCGACGTGGGGGTGCAGTTGACCGACAGCGGTGACCCACGCGGTGGGATCTATGCCAACGGCACCATCGGCCAACTCGACTGGGCCGGAGAGCGGGTGTGGGAGTGGGGCACCCAGGCCGCCGGTGGCGCGGCGCGCCAGAACCACGACTGGGAGTTGCTGCCGAGTGGCAACCGGCTGATCCTGGTCACGTTCCCGCGCGTGGTCCCCGGGCTGGGGGACGACGTGGTGGGCGACCAGGGCCTCGTGGAGGTGACCGCCGCAGGAGAGGTGGTCTGGCAGTGGCTGGCCGGTGACCACCTCGACGAATTCGGGTTCTCCGAGGCCGGCTGGGCGGCGCTGCGGGAGACCGTCGCGCGCGATCCGGAAGACCCGTGGGGCTACCTGGAGATGAACAGTGCGAAGTCCCTGGGCCACAACCACTGGGATGACCCGGTCTTCGCCGCGGACAACATCCTGGTCAGCTTCCGCAAGGCCAACATCATCGCAGTGATCGAGAAGTCCACCGGTGCCGTCGTCTGGCGCTTGGGCCCGTACTACACCGCCGAGGCGGGTGCCCAGCACCAACGCATCAACGCACACAAGGTGCCGCGGCCGCTGGACCAGACCTCGGGGCAACACAATCCGCACATGATCGCGCCGGGGCTGCCCGGGGCGGGGAACATCCTGGTGTTCGACAACCAGGGTGGCGCCGGCTACCCCCCGGCCCCGCTGGGCATCTATGCCGGTTCGCGTGTGCTGGAGATCGACCCGTCCACGCGAGACATTGTGTGGCAGTACACCGCCGAGGACTCCGGTCTGCCGTCGTGGGCGTTCTTCAGCTCGTTCGTCAGCAATGCCCAACGCCTGCCCAACGGCAACACCCTGATCGATGAAGGTATGCAGGGCAGGCTTTTCCAGGTCACCCCCGACGGTGATGTGGTCTGGGAGTATCACAGCCCCTACCAGGGCTATGGCGTGGCCGGCGAGCCGGAAGTCAAGCAACCCAGGGTGCCCGGCGTGGACCGGCTGTCGCTGACCTCGCTGGTCTACCGCGCACAGGCCGTCCCCTTCGACTGGGCCCCGGCCGGTACCGCGGTCGAGCCGCCGCGCGCAGTCGACCTGAGGCCGGGTCGGGGGTGA
- a CDS encoding LacI family DNA-binding transcriptional regulator, which yields MTDTSEDNAVSGKRPTLADVATRAGTSTAVVSYVLNNGPRPVSESLRAKVVNALDELNYRPDTRARALRRPRRWQQIGLLVPDLTLPLFGEFVGRIEIEARARDHLTMIGNTGYDPERELEFATAFTEVGVDGLVVIGAANARETAKLCSQERVPVVWMHNVRGEVDAEIVGVDHELAGAIVTGHLVDVHHCSDIAFIGGITEDDAAHGDLETVKQRFAGVRGRAGADVTVVPTNLTADGAYAAVSQFLSGVAHPPQALVVGTFGQASATIRAVTDAGLAVGTEIRVVGFDGHPHDYGQFDVTAAQQPVETITARAVARLLDEPTSDDPIAVSLHIGVTCGCTPQA from the coding sequence GTGACCGACACGTCGGAGGACAACGCGGTGAGTGGTAAGCGGCCAACTCTGGCCGATGTGGCAACCCGCGCGGGTACGTCGACCGCGGTGGTGAGTTACGTGCTGAACAACGGGCCGCGACCGGTCTCGGAGTCGTTGCGCGCCAAGGTCGTCAACGCACTGGACGAACTGAACTATCGGCCGGACACCCGGGCCAGGGCACTACGCAGACCCCGTCGCTGGCAGCAGATCGGGCTCCTGGTTCCCGATCTGACCCTGCCCCTGTTCGGTGAATTCGTCGGCCGCATCGAGATCGAGGCGCGCGCCCGCGATCATCTGACCATGATCGGCAACACCGGTTACGACCCCGAGCGGGAACTGGAATTCGCCACCGCATTCACCGAAGTCGGTGTCGACGGTCTGGTGGTGATCGGCGCCGCGAATGCCCGCGAGACGGCCAAGTTGTGCAGCCAGGAGCGCGTTCCCGTGGTGTGGATGCACAACGTCCGAGGCGAGGTCGACGCCGAGATCGTCGGTGTCGACCATGAGCTGGCCGGGGCAATCGTGACCGGCCACCTGGTGGACGTTCACCACTGCTCCGACATCGCGTTCATCGGCGGTATCACCGAAGACGATGCCGCCCACGGCGACCTCGAGACCGTCAAACAGCGGTTCGCCGGGGTGCGGGGCAGGGCCGGCGCGGACGTCACCGTGGTGCCCACCAATCTGACCGCCGACGGCGCGTATGCCGCCGTCAGCCAGTTCCTGTCCGGAGTTGCCCACCCTCCCCAGGCGTTGGTGGTGGGAACCTTCGGCCAGGCCTCGGCAACCATCCGCGCGGTCACCGACGCGGGGCTGGCCGTGGGCACCGAGATCCGGGTGGTGGGGTTCGACGGCCACCCGCATGACTACGGGCAGTTCGACGTGACCGCGGCCCAGCAGCCCGTCGAGACCATCACGGCGCGGGCAGTGGCCCGGCTGCTGGATGAACCGACATCCGACGATCCCATCGCGGTGTCATTGCACATCGGCGTCACCTGCGGCTGTACGCCGCAGGCATAG
- the lon gene encoding endopeptidase La, with the protein MPDTITVPVLFLSEPIVLPTMVVPIELDDAARAAVDAAQASESGKLLIAPRLDDRYPTHGVLASIVQVGRIAGSGGAAAVVRGERRAHIGSGTTGPGTALWVEVTEVEEDVVADDTKTLAAEYKKLLLAMLQRREAWQIVDVVNRITDPSALADTAGYASYLTDPQKRELVETENVAARLRLLIDWTGDHLAEVEVNDKIAEDVRSGMEKTQKEFLLRQQLNAIRKELGEGEPEGSDDYRARVEAADLPDTVREAALREVGKLERASDQSPEGGWIRTWLDTVLELPWNTRTEDSTDLKGAREILDADHHGLDDVKDRIVEYLAVRARRASRGMALVGGRGSGAVMVLAGPPGVGKTSLGESVARALGRTFVRVALGGVRDEAEIRGHRRTYVGALPGRIVRAINEAGSMNPVVLLDEIDKVGSDYRGDPSAALLEVLDPAQNHTFRDHYLELDLDLSDVVFLATANVIENIPGALLDRMELIQLDGYTEDDKVAIARDYLLPRQRERAALSDDEVSVTDAALRKIAADYTREPGVRQFERLLAKAMRKVATRLADDPIQIDEPDLVDYLGRPRFTPESAERTAVPGVATGLAVTGLGGDVLYIEAGSVEGETGLKLTGQLGDVMKESAQIALSYVRAHAAELGVDPTTLNRQIHVHVPAGAVPKDGPSAGVTMVTALVSMATGRNVRSDVGMTGEVTLNGRVLPIGGVKQKLLAAQRAGLTTVFIPQRNEADLDEVPAEVLEALTVLPMTDVAEIVAQALEPAAESVTQAA; encoded by the coding sequence ATGCCTGACACCATCACAGTGCCCGTCCTGTTCCTGAGCGAACCCATCGTGCTGCCCACGATGGTGGTGCCCATCGAACTCGACGACGCCGCTCGTGCCGCGGTGGACGCAGCCCAGGCCAGTGAATCCGGCAAGCTGCTCATCGCACCCCGCCTGGACGACCGCTACCCCACCCACGGCGTGCTGGCCTCGATCGTGCAGGTCGGCCGCATCGCCGGCAGCGGTGGCGCCGCAGCCGTGGTGCGCGGCGAACGTCGTGCCCACATCGGCTCCGGCACCACCGGCCCCGGCACCGCGCTGTGGGTCGAGGTCACCGAGGTCGAGGAAGATGTCGTTGCCGACGACACCAAGACCCTGGCGGCCGAGTACAAGAAGCTGCTGCTGGCCATGCTGCAGCGCCGCGAGGCCTGGCAGATCGTCGACGTGGTGAACCGGATCACCGACCCCTCGGCGCTGGCCGACACCGCGGGATACGCGTCCTACCTGACCGATCCGCAGAAGCGCGAGCTGGTGGAGACCGAGAACGTCGCGGCCCGGCTGCGGCTGCTGATCGACTGGACCGGCGACCACCTGGCCGAGGTGGAGGTCAACGACAAGATCGCCGAAGACGTCCGCTCCGGCATGGAGAAGACGCAGAAGGAGTTCCTGCTGCGCCAGCAGCTGAACGCGATCCGCAAGGAGCTCGGCGAGGGTGAGCCCGAGGGTTCCGATGACTACCGGGCCCGGGTGGAGGCAGCCGACCTGCCGGACACCGTGCGCGAAGCCGCGCTGCGGGAGGTCGGCAAGCTCGAACGCGCCAGCGACCAGAGCCCCGAAGGCGGCTGGATCCGCACTTGGCTCGACACGGTGCTGGAGCTGCCCTGGAACACGCGCACCGAGGACTCGACGGACCTCAAGGGCGCCCGCGAGATCCTGGACGCCGACCACCACGGCCTCGACGATGTGAAGGACCGCATCGTGGAGTACCTGGCGGTGCGGGCACGGCGCGCCTCGCGAGGCATGGCGCTGGTCGGCGGCCGCGGTTCCGGTGCGGTCATGGTGCTGGCCGGTCCCCCCGGTGTCGGCAAGACCTCACTGGGTGAATCGGTGGCCCGCGCGCTGGGCCGCACGTTCGTCCGCGTCGCCCTCGGCGGCGTGCGCGACGAAGCCGAGATCCGCGGACACCGGCGTACCTACGTCGGCGCGCTGCCGGGCCGCATCGTGCGGGCCATCAACGAGGCCGGTTCGATGAATCCCGTTGTGCTGCTGGACGAGATCGACAAGGTGGGCTCCGACTACCGGGGCGACCCGTCGGCGGCGCTGCTGGAGGTGCTGGACCCCGCGCAGAACCACACGTTCCGCGACCACTACCTGGAGCTGGACCTGGACCTGTCCGACGTGGTGTTCCTGGCTACGGCCAACGTCATCGAGAACATCCCCGGTGCGCTGCTGGACCGCATGGAGCTGATCCAGCTGGACGGCTACACCGAGGACGACAAGGTGGCCATCGCCCGCGACTACCTGCTGCCGCGGCAGCGGGAACGCGCCGCGCTGTCGGACGACGAGGTGTCGGTGACCGACGCCGCGCTGCGCAAGATCGCCGCCGACTACACCCGCGAGCCGGGTGTGCGGCAATTCGAGCGGCTGCTGGCCAAGGCCATGCGCAAGGTCGCCACGCGGCTGGCGGACGACCCGATCCAGATCGACGAACCGGATCTTGTCGACTACCTGGGCCGTCCGCGGTTCACCCCGGAATCGGCGGAACGCACCGCAGTGCCCGGGGTCGCGACCGGGCTGGCGGTCACCGGCCTGGGCGGCGACGTGCTCTACATCGAGGCAGGTTCGGTCGAGGGTGAAACCGGGCTGAAGCTCACCGGTCAGCTGGGTGACGTGATGAAGGAATCGGCGCAGATCGCGCTGTCCTATGTCCGGGCCCACGCCGCAGAGTTGGGCGTCGACCCGACCACTCTCAACCGGCAGATCCACGTGCACGTGCCTGCCGGGGCGGTGCCCAAGGACGGTCCGTCGGCGGGTGTGACGATGGTGACCGCACTGGTCTCGATGGCCACCGGACGCAATGTCCGCTCGGATGTCGGCATGACCGGTGAGGTGACGCTCAACGGCCGGGTGCTGCCCATCGGTGGGGTCAAGCAGAAACTGCTTGCGGCGCAGCGGGCCGGGCTGACAACGGTGTTCATCCCGCAGCGCAACGAGGCCGATCTCGATGAGGTGCCGGCCGAGGTGCTGGAGGCGCTGACGGTGCTGCCGATGACCGATGTCGCCGAGATCGTCGCGCAGGCCCTCGAGCCGGCTGCCGAGTCGGTGACGCAGGCCGCCTAG
- a CDS encoding NAD(P)-dependent oxidoreductase, with amino-acid sequence MELSRITVLGGTGYAGSAIVDEAASRGHQVTALSRTAPPEPVAGVHYVEGDATDEKTLSAVIADADVVVAALAPRGLLARTFRDVYRTVAGLADAAGARLFVIGGFSSLRPAPGADRFVTDLSNVPADVHDEILAGAALILEDLPAAPESLDWVFVSPPRMFGSFAPGEKLGRYLLGDDVAVDPQSGGAISAPDYALGVVDLIEQDSHHRVQVNIGNPA; translated from the coding sequence ATGGAGTTGTCTCGTATCACTGTCCTCGGCGGCACCGGCTACGCCGGGTCGGCCATTGTCGATGAGGCCGCCTCCCGTGGGCACCAGGTCACGGCGCTGAGCAGGACGGCGCCCCCCGAACCGGTTGCCGGCGTGCACTACGTGGAGGGTGACGCCACCGATGAGAAAACTCTCTCCGCGGTGATCGCCGACGCCGACGTGGTGGTGGCCGCGCTGGCACCCCGGGGGCTGTTGGCGCGCACCTTCCGTGACGTCTACCGCACCGTCGCCGGGCTGGCCGATGCCGCCGGGGCCCGGTTGTTCGTGATCGGCGGCTTCTCGTCGCTGCGCCCCGCCCCGGGGGCGGACCGCTTCGTCACCGACCTCAGTAACGTCCCGGCCGACGTGCACGACGAGATCCTCGCCGGCGCCGCGCTGATCCTCGAGGACCTGCCGGCTGCCCCGGAGAGCCTGGACTGGGTGTTCGTCAGCCCGCCGCGGATGTTCGGCTCGTTCGCGCCGGGGGAGAAGCTGGGCCGTTATCTGCTCGGTGACGACGTGGCCGTCGACCCGCAGTCCGGTGGCGCCATCTCGGCGCCCGACTACGCGCTCGGCGTCGTCGACCTCATCGAGCAGGACAGCCACCACCGGGTCCAGGTGAACATCGGCAACCCGGCCTGA
- a CDS encoding winged helix-turn-helix transcriptional regulator, with protein sequence MVTTSLFGPYQADCPTRRILDRIGDRWTVLIVGVLGDGDARFSELRRQIEGVSQKMLTQTLRNLERDGLVHRTVYPEVPVRVVYSLTEAGRTLQGPLRALQDWSIEHLSEVSASQAAYDAATAD encoded by the coding sequence GTGGTAACCACCTCCCTCTTCGGCCCCTACCAGGCGGACTGCCCCACGCGGCGGATCCTCGACCGCATCGGCGACCGGTGGACAGTGCTGATCGTGGGTGTGCTCGGCGACGGCGACGCCCGCTTTTCCGAGCTGCGCCGACAGATCGAGGGCGTGTCCCAGAAGATGCTCACCCAGACGCTGCGCAACCTCGAACGCGACGGCCTGGTACACCGCACCGTCTACCCGGAGGTGCCCGTCCGGGTGGTCTACTCCTTGACCGAGGCCGGCCGCACGCTGCAGGGCCCGCTGCGCGCTCTGCAGGACTGGTCGATCGAGCACCTGTCCGAGGTGTCCGCTTCGCAGGCCGCCTACGACGCTGCCACGGCGGACTGA
- a CDS encoding LLM class flavin-dependent oxidoreductase, with protein sequence MPRRGEPLRKLGFLTIGRFDTAAPLPGHEETLEVIERAEHLGFDSVWLRCRHLQPGISSPVAIMAAATQRTRRIELGTAVIPLGLENPFRLAEDLATVDILSGGRVNPGVSVGTPMRYDDYKTALYPDTSDAEDFSKERVLRLLRHLRGEPVSEFEGTVGIERFTRSIQPHSPGLADRVWYGGGMSSARWAGEQGINYLTSSVVSIEGTDSFDFATIQAQNIDTYLAHHPRPENARVSQGLVVIPTDSATADQVRRYREYAAGRFERTRTPQGPRGMLFSPDYVGTSDELADQLFDHAGFQRASEAAFALPFSFGADDYQQIINDLAENLGPRLGWRPTS encoded by the coding sequence ATGCCACGACGCGGAGAACCCCTGCGCAAGTTGGGCTTTCTGACCATCGGCCGGTTCGACACCGCCGCCCCGTTGCCCGGCCACGAAGAGACCCTTGAGGTGATCGAGCGGGCCGAGCACCTCGGTTTCGACAGCGTGTGGTTGCGCTGTCGCCATCTGCAACCCGGCATCTCGTCGCCGGTGGCCATCATGGCCGCGGCCACGCAGCGCACGCGACGGATCGAACTGGGCACCGCGGTGATCCCCCTGGGCCTGGAGAATCCGTTCCGGCTGGCCGAAGACCTTGCCACCGTGGACATCCTGTCCGGCGGTCGGGTCAATCCGGGGGTCTCGGTGGGCACACCGATGCGCTACGACGACTACAAGACCGCGCTGTACCCCGATACCTCCGACGCCGAGGACTTCTCCAAGGAGCGGGTGCTGCGACTGCTCCGGCATCTGCGGGGTGAACCGGTGAGCGAGTTCGAGGGCACCGTGGGCATCGAACGGTTCACCCGCAGCATCCAGCCGCACTCCCCCGGCCTGGCCGATCGGGTCTGGTACGGCGGCGGTATGTCGTCGGCCCGGTGGGCCGGCGAACAGGGCATCAATTACCTCACCAGTTCGGTGGTGAGCATCGAGGGCACCGACAGCTTCGATTTCGCCACCATCCAGGCGCAGAACATCGACACCTACCTGGCGCACCATCCGAGACCCGAAAACGCCAGGGTGTCACAGGGTTTGGTGGTCATTCCCACCGACAGCGCCACCGCTGACCAGGTGCGGCGCTACCGTGAGTACGCCGCAGGCCGGTTCGAGCGCACCAGGACTCCGCAGGGACCCCGCGGCATGCTGTTCTCCCCCGACTACGTAGGCACCTCCGACGAGCTTGCCGACCAACTGTTCGATCACGCGGGGTTCCAGCGCGCTTCGGAGGCGGCCTTCGCGCTGCCCTTCAGCTTCGGCGCAGACGATTACCAGCAGATCATCAACGATCTGGCCGAAAACCTGGGGCCTAGACTGGGCTGGCGCCCGACCAGCTGA